Proteins encoded within one genomic window of Citrobacter amalonaticus Y19:
- a CDS encoding DUF3302 domain-containing protein → MFLDYFALGVLIFVFLVIFYGIIILHDIPYLIAKKRNHPHADAIHVAGWVSLFTLHVIWPFLWIWATLYRPERGWGMQGPETGVVQLQERITSLEKQLADLKSSTAGY, encoded by the coding sequence ATGTTTCTCGACTATTTTGCACTTGGGGTGCTGATTTTTGTATTCCTGGTCATTTTTTATGGGATTATTATTTTACATGATATTCCCTATTTAATTGCGAAAAAGCGCAATCATCCTCATGCCGATGCCATTCATGTCGCGGGGTGGGTAAGTTTGTTTACTTTACATGTTATCTGGCCTTTCTTGTGGATTTGGGCAACGCTCTATCGCCCGGAGCGCGGGTGGGGAATGCAAGGCCCTGAGACTGGCGTTGTGCAACTCCAGGAACGTATTACCAGTCTGGAAAAACAGCTGGCTGACCTGAAATCCTCCACTGCCGGGTATTAA
- the aldB gene encoding aldehyde dehydrogenase AldB — MTNNPPRIQPGEYGFPLKLKARYDNFIGGGWVAPSDGEYYQNLTPVTGQLLCEVASSGKRDIDLALDAAHKVKDKWAHTSVQDRAAILFKIADRMEQNLELLATAETWDNGKPIRETCAADVPLAIDHFRYFASCIRAQEGGISEVDSDTVAYHFHEPLGVVGQIIPWNFPLLMASWKMAPALAAGNCVVLKPARLTPLSVLLLMEVIGDLLPPGVVNVVNGAGGEIGEYLATSKRIAKVAFTGSTEVGQQIMQYATQNIIPVTLELGGKSPNIFFADVMDEEDAFFDKALEGFALFAFNQGEVCTCPSRALVQESIYERFMERAIRRVESIRSGNPLDSVTQMGAQVSHGQMETILNYIDIGKKEGADVLTGGRRKQLEGELKDGYYLEPTILFGKNNMRVFQEEIFGPVLAVTTFKTMDEALELANDTQYGLGAGVWSRNGNLAYKMGRGIQAGRVWTNCYHAYPAHAAFGGYKQSGIGRETHKMMLEHYQQTKCLLVSYSDKPLGLF, encoded by the coding sequence ATGACCAATAATCCCCCCCGTATTCAACCCGGCGAGTATGGTTTTCCCCTGAAGTTAAAGGCCCGTTACGACAACTTTATCGGTGGCGGCTGGGTTGCCCCGAGTGATGGCGAGTATTACCAGAACCTGACGCCCGTTACCGGGCAACTGTTATGCGAAGTGGCTTCTTCCGGTAAAAGGGACATTGACCTGGCGCTCGACGCGGCTCACAAGGTGAAAGACAAGTGGGCGCATACTTCTGTTCAGGATCGGGCGGCGATTCTGTTCAAGATTGCTGACCGTATGGAGCAGAACCTCGAACTGCTGGCGACGGCGGAAACCTGGGATAACGGTAAACCGATCCGTGAGACCTGCGCGGCGGATGTTCCGCTGGCGATCGACCACTTCCGCTATTTCGCCTCCTGTATTCGCGCCCAGGAGGGCGGGATCAGTGAAGTGGATAGCGATACTGTGGCTTATCATTTCCACGAACCGCTCGGTGTGGTCGGGCAAATTATCCCGTGGAACTTCCCCTTATTGATGGCGAGCTGGAAGATGGCACCCGCGCTGGCGGCAGGAAACTGCGTGGTGCTTAAGCCCGCGCGTCTGACGCCGCTGTCCGTTTTACTGCTGATGGAAGTGATTGGCGATCTCCTTCCACCCGGCGTGGTGAACGTAGTGAACGGCGCTGGCGGTGAGATTGGTGAGTATCTGGCGACCTCGAAACGCATTGCCAAAGTGGCCTTCACTGGCTCGACGGAAGTCGGGCAGCAGATCATGCAGTACGCCACGCAGAATATCATCCCGGTCACCCTGGAGTTGGGCGGGAAGTCGCCAAACATTTTCTTCGCCGATGTGATGGACGAAGAAGATGCCTTCTTCGATAAGGCGCTGGAAGGCTTTGCGCTCTTTGCCTTTAACCAGGGGGAGGTCTGCACCTGTCCGAGTCGCGCACTGGTGCAGGAATCCATCTATGAACGCTTTATGGAGCGCGCCATTCGCCGCGTAGAAAGCATCCGCAGCGGTAACCCGTTGGATAGCGTGACGCAAATGGGGGCGCAGGTCTCTCATGGGCAGATGGAAACCATCCTGAATTACATCGATATCGGCAAGAAAGAGGGAGCGGATGTCCTGACCGGCGGGCGGCGTAAGCAGCTTGAAGGTGAGCTGAAAGACGGCTATTACCTCGAACCGACCATCCTGTTTGGCAAGAACAATATGCGCGTGTTCCAGGAGGAGATCTTTGGCCCGGTACTGGCGGTAACAACGTTCAAAACCATGGACGAGGCGCTGGAGTTAGCTAACGATACCCAGTACGGTCTTGGTGCAGGCGTCTGGAGCCGTAACGGCAATCTGGCGTATAAAATGGGACGCGGCATTCAGGCAGGACGCGTATGGACCAACTGCTACCATGCTTATCCGGCCCACGCGGCCTTTGGCGGCTATAAGCAGTCGGGGATCGGACGCGAAACCCACAAAATGATGCTGGAACACTATCAGCAGACGAAATGTTTGCTGGTGAGCTACTCCGATAAACCGCTGGGACTTTTTTAA
- the yiaY gene encoding L-threonine dehydrogenase, which produces MAASIFYIPSVNIIGSDLLRDAMNTMAEYGFRRTLIVTDSVLTQLGMAGDIQKSLQEHDIFSVIFDGTHPNPTTINVADGLKILKENDCDSVISLGGGSPHDCAKGIALVAANGGDIRDYEGVDRSAKPQLPMIAINTTAGTASEMTRFCIITDVDRHIKMAIVDKHVTPLLSVNDALLMIGMPKSLTAATGMDALTHAIEAYVSVAATPITDACALKAMTMISDNLSIAVESGGNVHAREAMAYAQFLAGMAFNNASLGYVHAMAHQLGGFYDLPHGVCNAVLLPHVQVFNSQVVAARLRDCAAAMGVHVAGMTDAEGAKACIDAIRALARQVNIPAGLRDLGVKEEDIPMLATNALKDACGLTNPIQATHDEIMAIYHAAM; this is translated from the coding sequence ATGGCCGCTTCAATATTTTATATTCCTTCGGTGAATATAATAGGGTCTGATTTATTAAGAGATGCAATGAATACAATGGCGGAATATGGCTTTCGCCGGACGCTAATTGTTACGGACAGCGTGCTGACGCAGTTAGGCATGGCGGGTGATATTCAAAAGTCATTGCAGGAACACGATATTTTCAGCGTCATTTTTGATGGTACACATCCTAATCCGACGACAATAAACGTCGCCGACGGCCTGAAGATCCTGAAAGAAAATGACTGCGACAGCGTTATTTCGTTGGGCGGCGGTTCCCCGCATGATTGCGCCAAAGGGATTGCGCTGGTGGCCGCGAATGGGGGAGATATTCGTGATTATGAAGGTGTTGATCGTTCGGCAAAGCCGCAGTTGCCGATGATTGCAATTAACACCACGGCAGGGACTGCGTCTGAAATGACGCGGTTCTGCATTATCACTGACGTCGATCGTCACATCAAAATGGCGATAGTGGATAAACACGTCACGCCGTTGCTGTCGGTGAATGACGCTTTGCTGATGATCGGCATGCCGAAATCGTTAACGGCGGCGACCGGCATGGATGCACTGACCCATGCTATCGAAGCGTATGTCTCGGTGGCCGCCACGCCGATCACCGATGCCTGCGCGCTGAAGGCGATGACCATGATTTCTGACAATCTGAGCATCGCCGTGGAATCGGGCGGCAATGTGCATGCGCGTGAAGCGATGGCCTATGCGCAGTTCCTGGCGGGTATGGCTTTCAATAACGCGTCATTAGGCTACGTCCACGCAATGGCGCACCAGTTAGGCGGTTTCTATGACCTGCCGCACGGCGTGTGTAATGCCGTTCTGCTGCCGCACGTTCAGGTGTTCAACAGTCAGGTGGTCGCGGCGCGTCTGCGTGACTGCGCGGCAGCAATGGGCGTGCATGTCGCGGGGATGACCGACGCCGAAGGTGCTAAAGCCTGTATCGATGCGATCCGCGCGCTGGCGCGGCAGGTCAATATCCCGGCAGGCCTGCGCGACCTGGGCGTGAAAGAAGAGGATATCCCGATGTTGGCGACCAATGCGCTGAAAGATGCCTGCGGTCTGACCAACCCAATCCAGGCCACACATGACGAAATCATGGCTATCTATCACGCGGCGATGTAA